ATGTGGGAGCACGAGCCGAACGACTGGAAGTGGGCCTTCTCCGTCAACGTCTGGGGCGTCTTCCACGGCATCCAGGCCTTCGTCCCGCGCATGATCGCGAGCGGCGAGCCCGGCCACGTCGTCAACACCTCCTCCGCCGACGGCGGCATCGCCCCGCTGCCCACCGCCTCCGTGTACGCGGTCACCAAGGCGGCCGTCGTCACCATGACCGAGTCGCTCTACGCCCATCTCCGGGCCGAGCAGGCGTCCGTGGGCGCCTCCGTGCTGTTCCCCGGCCCGCACATGCTCCGCACCGGCCTGTGGGAGTCGCACCGCAACCGGCCCGAGCGGTTCGCGAAGGAGCGCCCGCGCAGGACCCCGTACCGCAGCCTCGACCAGTGGGAGGCCGCGATGAAGGAGGCCGGGCAGGAGATCGCCTTCACGCCGGTGGAGGAGGTCGCCGAGCTGGTCGTCGAGGGCATCCGCGCCGACCGGTTCTGGATGCTGCCGGAGAGCGAGCACAGCGACGGCCAGATCCGGGCGCGGTCGCGGTCGATGCTGGACCGCGCCAACCCGTCGTACCTGGAGAGCTTCATCCTCGACCGAGACCGAGACTGAGGGACGTACTGCCATGACGACGTACGAGGATCCCTATCTGATCATCTCCTCCGACTGTCACGCCGGACTGCCCACCGAGCAGTACCGGCCGTATCTGGAGTCCCGTTTCCACCGCGCCTTCGACGAGTTCCTCGCCGGGCGCGACGCGCGCCGCGAGGCCATGACCCGCCTCGGGGTGCGCAACGAGGCCTTCGCCGACAAGTGGTTCCACGACAACGAGGAGGGCCTGCGCGGCGGCTGGGACGCCGCCCAGCGGCTCAAGGAGCTCGACGGCGACGGGGTCGCCGCCGAGGTCGTCTTCCCCGACGCGGACGCCGTCGACAGCCAGACCGCCGCCCCCTTCGGCGTCGGCCTCGGCCTCTCCGGCGACCAGGACCCGGAGCTCGGCATGGCGGGCGCGAAGGCGCACAACCGCTGGCTCGCCGAGTTCGTCGGGCAGAATCCCGAGCGGCACTGCGGGGTCGCGCTGCTCCCCGTCACCGCCGACCCCGTCGAGGTCGTCGCCGAGATCCACCGGGCCAAGGAGTCCGGGCTCGGCGCCCTCATGATCCCCTCGATGTGGGTGGACAAGGCCCCGTACCACGACCGGCGTTACGACCCGGTGTGGGCGGCCGCCGCCGAGACCGGCATGCCGGTCGTCACCCACTCCGGCGCCGCGCCGCGCGAGGAGTACGGCGACCACCTCGGGATCTACGTCTCCGAGGTCACCTTCTGGCCGGCCAGGCCGCTCTGGTTCCTGCTCTGGTCCGGGGTCTTCGAGCGCCACCCGGGTCTGAGGTTCGGCGTCGCCGAGTCCGGCTGCTGGTGGCTGCCCAACCTGCTCTGGTTCATGGACCGGCTCTACCTCGGCGCGCACGGCGGCAAGAAGCTGTCCCCGTTCGCGGAGCTGAAGCGGCCGCCGAGCGAGTACCTGGACCGGCAGGTCTTCGTCTGCGCGACCAACACCAAGCGGCGCGAGCTCGCCCAGCGGTACGAGATCGGCGTCGACAACATCCTGTGGGGCTCGGACTTCCCGCACCCGGAGGGGACCTGGCCCGCCACGCGCGCGTGGCTGCGGAACACCTTCCACGACATCCCGGTGGAGGAGACCCGGCGGATGCTCGGTCTGGCGGCGGCCGAGGTCTTCGGCTTCGACCTCCCCGCCCTCGAACCGATCGCCCGCCGGATCGGCCCCACCCCCGCCGACCTCGGGCAGCCGTCCGACCAGGCGGCGGTGGAGGCGTCCTGGGCCCGGTCCCGCGAGGTCGGCCGCCACTGGCTGACGGAGCACGACTTCCCGGTCCTGGGGGTGAACTGATGGACAGGTACACCGTCATCTCCGCCGACTGCCATGCCGGCGCCGACCTCCTCGACTACCGGCCGTACCTGGAGAAGAAGCACCACGAGGCCTTCGACGCCTGGGCGGCCGGCTACGTCAACCCGTACGAGGACCTGCTCGCCGACACCGCCGACCGCAACTGGAACTCGCAGCGCCGGCTGCGGGAGCTGGAGGCGGACGGGATCGTCGCCGAGGTCGTCTTCCCGAACACCATCCCGCCGTTCTTCCCGTCCGCCTCGCTGATGGCCCCGCCGCCGACCCGCGAGGAGTACGAGCTCCGCTGGGCGGGCCTGCGCGCGCACAACCGCTGGCTCGCCGACTTCTGCGCCGACGCGCCGGGGCGCAGGGCGGGCGTGGCGCAGATCCTCCTCAACGACGTCGACGAGGCCGTACGCGAGATCCGCCGCTCCAAGGACGCCGGTCTGACCGGCGGGATCCTGCTGCCGGGCGCCCCGCCCGGCTCGGGCGTGCCCGAGCTGTACTCGGAGGCGTACGACCCGATCTGGGCCGTCTGCGCGGAGCTGGGCGTGCCGGTCAACCACCACGGCGGCTCGGCCTCGCCACCGCTCGGCGACGAACCGGCGGCCCGGGCCGTCTTCATGGTGGAGACGACCTGGTTCTCCCACCGAGCCCTGTGGCACCTCGTCTTCGGCGGCGCCTTCCGCCGTCATCCCGACCTCAGGCTCGTCCTGACGGAACAGGGCTCCGGCTGGATCCCCGGGGTCATGGAGATGCTGGACTACTACCACGGACGCCTGGTCGCGGCGGCCACGAAGGCCTCCACCGCCGAGTCCAAGTTCGGCGCCGGGCTCGCGGAGTCCATGGGCAAGGGCCCCAGCGAGGTCTGGCGCGACAACTGCTTCGTGGGCGCGAGCTTCATGCGCCCGCACGAGGTGCCGCTGCGCGAGCGGATCGGCCTCGACAAGATCATGTGGGGCAGCGACTACCCGCACGACGAGGGCACCACCCCGTACTCCCGCGAAGGCCTCCGCATCGCCTACGCGGGCGTGCCGAAGGAGGAGGTCGCCGCCATGGTCGGGGGCAACGCCGCCCGCGTCTACGGCTTCGACCTCGCCCTCCTCGACCCCCTCGCCGCCGTCCACGGACCGGAGGTCACGGAGATCGCCACACCCCTGGAGAAGATCCCCGAGGGCGCCACCAGCCCCGCCTTCGCCACGGGCGGGTCGGTCCGCGTCTGGTGACCGGACGGGTGCGAACCTCCTGACGTGACCGCACCCGCGCCCGAACCTCCCGCCCACGACGAGGCCCACGGCGGTGGCCTCGGCTCCCGTCTCAACTGGCTCCGGGCCGCCGTGCTCGGAGCCAATGACGGAGTCGTCTCCACCGCGGGCCTCGTCGTGGGCGTCGCGGGCGCCACGGAGTCCCACGCGGCCCTGCTCACCGCGGGCCTCTCGGGGCTGCTCGCCGGGTCGATGTCGATGGCGGCGGGGGAGTACGTCTCCGTCTCCAGCCAGCGCGACTCGGAGAAGGCGGCGCTCGCCCAGGAGAGACGCGAACTGCAGGAGGAGCCCGAGGCGGAACTCGCCGAGCTGACCGGCCTCCTCGCCGCCCGAGGGCTCTCCGCGGAGGTGGCCCGCGAGGCCGCCGAACAGCTCACCGAGCGCGACGCCCTGCGCGCCCACGCGCGCGTGGAGCTGGGCATCGATCCCGACGACCTCACCAACCCCTGGCACGCGGCGGGCGCCAGCTTCCTCGCCTTCACCGTCGGCGCCCTGCTCCCGCTCCTCGCGATCGTCCTGCCGCCGGCCTCGGCCCGCCTCTGGGTCACGGTCGCCTCCGTCCTCGCGGCGCTCGCCTTCACGGGCTGGTGGAGCGCCCGCCTCGGCAACGCGCCCGCGGGCCGCGCGATCCTCCGCAACGTGGGCGGCGGCGCGCTCGCGATGGCGATCACCTACGGCGCGGGCTCCCTCCTCGGCGCGGCGGGGATCTAGGGCCTGTCCGGCGGATCATGGCCGGGGACGAGGCGCGCTTGTCAGAAGGTGCCAAAGCTTGCTGACACGTCGTCTCGCATACTTGTTGGTAACCACGTCTAGCGGGCCCCCGCCCACCCCGCCTACCGTCGACGGCATGCCGAACCTGCCCGATGTCGTGCTCTGGTCCATACCGGCGTTCGTCCTGCTCACCGTCCTGGAGATGGTCAGCCACCGGATCCACCCCGACGAGGACGCCGCCGGGTACGAGACCAAGGACGCCGCCACCAGCCTCGGCATGGGGATCGGGAGCCTCGCCTTCGACGCGCTGTGGAAGATCCCCGTGGTCGCGATCTACACCGCCGTCTACGAGCTGACCCCGCTCCGCGTCCCCGTCCTGTGGTGGACGATCCCGCTGATGCTGCTCGCACAGGACTTCTTCTACTACTGGCAGCACCGCGGACACCACGTCATCCGCATCCTCTGGGCCTGCCACGTCGTCCACCACAGCAGCCGCAAGTTCAACCTCACCACCGCCCTGCGCCAGCCGTGGACCAGCGTGACCTCCTGGCCGTTCTACCTGCCGATGATCGCCCTCGGCGTGCACCCGGCCGCCGTCGCCTTCTGCTACTCGGTCAACCTCGTCTACCAGTTCTGGATCCACACCGAGCGCGTCGGGAAGCTGCCCCGGCCCTTCGAGTACGTCCTCAACACGCCCTCGCACCACCGCGTCCACCACGCCTCCCAGGGCGGCTACCTGGACCGGAACTTCGGCGGCATCCTCATCGTCTGGGACCGGATGTTCGGCTCCTGGGTCGGCGAGACCGACCGGCCCGTCTACGGGCTCACCAAGAACATCGAGACGTACAACCCCCTGCGCGTCGCCACCCACGAGTACGCCGCCATCGCCCGCGACGTCCGGTCCGCCGGCGACTGGCGCGAGCGGGCCGGCCGGGTCTTCCGCGGCCCGGGCTGGCAGCCGGGACCCCCGCCGGAGCGGTCCCCGCAGACCGGTGCAGCGCCGGAGGCCGCCGCGTGAGCACCGACCCGACGGCCGTCCGCGCCGCCTCGCCCGCCTCGCCCGCCTCGGCGTCCTCGACCGTCTCCCGCGTCCTGCTCGCCGCCTTCGGCCTCGCCGCCGTCGTCGACCTGGGCTCGCTCCTCGCCGGAGCCGAGCTAGGCCACCAGCTCGCCAAGCCGCTCCTGATGCCCCTGCTCGCCGCGTACGCCGTCACCAGAGGTGCCCCCAGGCTCCTGGTCGCCGCGCTCCTCTTCGGCTGGGGCGGCGACGTCTTCCTGCTCTCCGACGCCGACTGGGCCTTCCTCGTCGGCATGGGCTCCTTCGCCGGCGGACACGTCTGCTACCTGGTCCTGTTCGGCCGACGGCGTACGTCGACGCTCCTCGGCGCCGGATACGCGGCCGCCCTCGTCGGCACCGTCGCGCTCCTCTGGCCCGACCTCCCCGCCGACCTGCGGATCCCCGTCGCCGGGTACTCGCTGCTCCTCACCGCGATGGCCTACCGCGCGAGCGCCCTCGGCCGCGCGGCCGGCCTGGGCGGCGCCCTGTTCCTGCTGTCCGACACCCTCATCGCCACCGGCGTCGCCGAGTGGCCCCAGCTGCCCGCGCCCGACTTCTGGGTCATGCTGACCTACATCGCGGCGCAGTACCTGCTGACCGTGGGAGTGCTCTCCGCGATGTACGGTGAACGTCGTACAACCGTCTGACAGCAAGGACCGCCCCCCATGCGCGCCACCACCATCCACGCCCCGTTCGACATGCGCGTGGAGGACGTGCCCGACCCGGTGATCCAGGACTCCACCGACGTCGTCCTCCGCGTCCTGCGCGCCTGCATCTGCGGCAGCGACCTGTGGGCCTACCGCGGCGAGTCCGCCCGGCAGCCCG
The sequence above is a segment of the Streptomyces sp. NBC_01255 genome. Coding sequences within it:
- a CDS encoding SDR family NAD(P)-dependent oxidoreductase, coding for MELRAGQVAVVTGAASGIGRAMARRFADEGMAVVLGDVEPGALAEAADELMEGGAQILARTVDVSDPDEVRAFADAAYDTFGAVHVLCNNAGVGSGAEGRMWEHEPNDWKWAFSVNVWGVFHGIQAFVPRMIASGEPGHVVNTSSADGGIAPLPTASVYAVTKAAVVTMTESLYAHLRAEQASVGASVLFPGPHMLRTGLWESHRNRPERFAKERPRRTPYRSLDQWEAAMKEAGQEIAFTPVEEVAELVVEGIRADRFWMLPESEHSDGQIRARSRSMLDRANPSYLESFILDRDRD
- a CDS encoding amidohydrolase family protein; protein product: MTTYEDPYLIISSDCHAGLPTEQYRPYLESRFHRAFDEFLAGRDARREAMTRLGVRNEAFADKWFHDNEEGLRGGWDAAQRLKELDGDGVAAEVVFPDADAVDSQTAAPFGVGLGLSGDQDPELGMAGAKAHNRWLAEFVGQNPERHCGVALLPVTADPVEVVAEIHRAKESGLGALMIPSMWVDKAPYHDRRYDPVWAAAAETGMPVVTHSGAAPREEYGDHLGIYVSEVTFWPARPLWFLLWSGVFERHPGLRFGVAESGCWWLPNLLWFMDRLYLGAHGGKKLSPFAELKRPPSEYLDRQVFVCATNTKRRELAQRYEIGVDNILWGSDFPHPEGTWPATRAWLRNTFHDIPVEETRRMLGLAAAEVFGFDLPALEPIARRIGPTPADLGQPSDQAAVEASWARSREVGRHWLTEHDFPVLGVN
- a CDS encoding amidohydrolase family protein, encoding MDRYTVISADCHAGADLLDYRPYLEKKHHEAFDAWAAGYVNPYEDLLADTADRNWNSQRRLRELEADGIVAEVVFPNTIPPFFPSASLMAPPPTREEYELRWAGLRAHNRWLADFCADAPGRRAGVAQILLNDVDEAVREIRRSKDAGLTGGILLPGAPPGSGVPELYSEAYDPIWAVCAELGVPVNHHGGSASPPLGDEPAARAVFMVETTWFSHRALWHLVFGGAFRRHPDLRLVLTEQGSGWIPGVMEMLDYYHGRLVAAATKASTAESKFGAGLAESMGKGPSEVWRDNCFVGASFMRPHEVPLRERIGLDKIMWGSDYPHDEGTTPYSREGLRIAYAGVPKEEVAAMVGGNAARVYGFDLALLDPLAAVHGPEVTEIATPLEKIPEGATSPAFATGGSVRVW
- a CDS encoding VIT1/CCC1 transporter family protein produces the protein MTAPAPEPPAHDEAHGGGLGSRLNWLRAAVLGANDGVVSTAGLVVGVAGATESHAALLTAGLSGLLAGSMSMAAGEYVSVSSQRDSEKAALAQERRELQEEPEAELAELTGLLAARGLSAEVAREAAEQLTERDALRAHARVELGIDPDDLTNPWHAAGASFLAFTVGALLPLLAIVLPPASARLWVTVASVLAALAFTGWWSARLGNAPAGRAILRNVGGGALAMAITYGAGSLLGAAGI
- a CDS encoding sterol desaturase family protein, which encodes MPNLPDVVLWSIPAFVLLTVLEMVSHRIHPDEDAAGYETKDAATSLGMGIGSLAFDALWKIPVVAIYTAVYELTPLRVPVLWWTIPLMLLAQDFFYYWQHRGHHVIRILWACHVVHHSSRKFNLTTALRQPWTSVTSWPFYLPMIALGVHPAAVAFCYSVNLVYQFWIHTERVGKLPRPFEYVLNTPSHHRVHHASQGGYLDRNFGGILIVWDRMFGSWVGETDRPVYGLTKNIETYNPLRVATHEYAAIARDVRSAGDWRERAGRVFRGPGWQPGPPPERSPQTGAAPEAAA
- a CDS encoding lysoplasmalogenase yields the protein MLAAFGLAAVVDLGSLLAGAELGHQLAKPLLMPLLAAYAVTRGAPRLLVAALLFGWGGDVFLLSDADWAFLVGMGSFAGGHVCYLVLFGRRRTSTLLGAGYAAALVGTVALLWPDLPADLRIPVAGYSLLLTAMAYRASALGRAAGLGGALFLLSDTLIATGVAEWPQLPAPDFWVMLTYIAAQYLLTVGVLSAMYGERRTTV